One window of the Oligoflexia bacterium genome contains the following:
- a CDS encoding sugar ABC transporter permease — protein MNFKKSLRTYTMVFALFAIWAIFEVQTDGAFLQARNLSNLLRQMSVTSILSIGMVLIIVAGHIDLSVGSVVCFLGAILTVANTKMGYSPSVSVAIALSAGALIGLMNGYLLSYQRIPSFIVTLGGMMAFRGAAMMVTKNETIPLEAGWIQTMGTGYVNAKAGWIICIFSLMVTCLALIWGRQSEIKSGLESTPLSKFILKLLGLAFIVLSSMAVLASYEGIPIPVLIMIGLMIIVYLAATRTTWGRHIYAIGGNSDAAFLSGINIKFRTLSIYVLMGLLSAIGGIILTARVGSASPDSGQLLELDAIASCVIGGTSLMGGKGSVLGAILGALVMESLNNGMSLASIEPFWQYIVKGVVLVAAVWADMLSQDVKG, from the coding sequence ATGAATTTTAAAAAATCATTAAGAACATACACCATGGTTTTTGCACTATTTGCGATCTGGGCGATTTTTGAAGTTCAGACAGATGGGGCTTTTTTACAAGCGCGCAATCTGTCTAATCTTTTGCGACAGATGTCGGTGACTTCTATTTTATCAATCGGAATGGTTCTTATTATAGTGGCCGGTCATATAGATCTTTCTGTGGGTTCAGTTGTATGTTTTTTAGGTGCAATCTTAACGGTCGCAAATACAAAAATGGGTTATTCACCTTCAGTTTCTGTGGCAATAGCACTTAGTGCAGGTGCGCTGATTGGTCTGATGAACGGCTATCTCTTAAGTTATCAGCGCATTCCATCTTTTATTGTCACACTTGGCGGCATGATGGCTTTTCGCGGAGCTGCCATGATGGTTACTAAAAACGAAACAATTCCACTTGAGGCCGGCTGGATTCAAACCATGGGTACAGGGTATGTGAATGCAAAAGCAGGTTGGATCATTTGTATTTTTTCTTTGATGGTCACATGCTTAGCACTTATTTGGGGTCGCCAATCAGAAATAAAATCGGGGCTTGAATCAACACCACTTTCAAAATTTATTTTAAAACTGCTTGGCCTCGCATTTATTGTTTTGAGCTCAATGGCTGTACTCGCTAGTTATGAGGGTATACCTATTCCTGTTTTAATAATGATAGGTCTTATGATCATCGTATATCTAGCAGCTACAAGAACTACATGGGGTCGCCATATTTATGCGATTGGCGGCAATAGTGATGCTGCATTTTTATCAGGTATTAATATTAAATTTCGCACTCTAAGTATTTATGTATTGATGGGGCTGCTCTCTGCTATAGGCGGAATTATTCTCACAGCCCGTGTAGGTAGTGCCTCGCCTGATTCAGGGCAACTTCTTGAACTCGACGCCATCGCATCATGTGTTATAGGCGGAACAAGTCTCATGGGTGGTAAAGGAAGTGTTCTGGGCGCAATACTTGGAGCCCTTGTTATGGAAAGTCTTAACAACGGAATGAGTTTGGCGAGCATTGAACCTTTTTGGCAATACATCGTAAAAGGTGTGGTTCTCGTTGCCGCTGTTTGGGCAGATATGCTTTCACAAGATGTGAAGGGCTAA
- a CDS encoding GlsB/YeaQ/YmgE family stress response membrane protein — MSILMTLLVGLIVGVIAKFMMPGRDPGGFIVTALLGIVGAFLASYLGQAMNFYVAGEPAGFIASVIGAMLVLFIYRLAVGRRTVV; from the coding sequence ATGTCTATTTTAATGACTTTGCTAGTTGGTTTGATCGTTGGTGTTATCGCTAAGTTTATGATGCCAGGCCGTGATCCAGGTGGTTTTATTGTCACCGCACTTCTTGGTATCGTTGGTGCTTTTCTTGCCAGCTACTTAGGTCAAGCTATGAATTTCTACGTTGCAGGCGAACCCGCAGGTTTTATCGCATCAGTAATTGGTGCCATGCTTGTGTTGTTTATTTATCGCTTAGCAGTTGGTCGTAGAACAGTAGTTTGA
- a CDS encoding ATP-binding protein: MKKNKLFSQSSFPWRIFFRMVLIQTCLVVAALGASGLAARYFFKQKYINQVAEQLHDTLVGLSPDLNRANARTWCTHRTKEGTMRFLIMSSSGEILCDSQPNYGNLGNLALRKEILDAQLNTYGFDFKFDRKNSDNSLNGALYLGPEELILWGAVSLNSLRETLKLFDNSLTLILLLVASIFMALAIWSARRMVFPLGRLLVKTKNALAQTDHSENSEIDPETLETDSFGEWSDLEFSIDKIRTDLKLKSESLNREREELTTLMSAISDAILAVDQEGVPLFFNTRFALLFGNEEQLQKRNIRLWEMFRAPEILEAFKAALNRGTSTSVKAIEIEQTNNTKQFFSLSVAPLRKQNSEIYGAVGIFHDVTELKGAEQIRIDFVANVSHELRTPLTAIKGYTDTIVEDSKRGIQPKQEFLDVISRNVNRLMALIGDLLDLSALESTDVLQKAQVRTQEVTVRVLNQLQGNFESKKQIVTTHVDAQIVYADPRRLEQVLVNLLDNAHKYTPIGCALEVSWTQERHDVVLKIKDHGPGIPPEHHSRLFERFYRVDKARSREQGGTGLGLAIVKHIMQRHGGSASVESQLGHGATFICRFPI, translated from the coding sequence GTGAAAAAGAATAAGCTGTTTAGCCAATCAAGTTTTCCATGGCGTATATTTTTTCGCATGGTACTTATTCAGACTTGTCTTGTGGTTGCAGCACTTGGCGCATCTGGACTCGCTGCTCGTTATTTTTTCAAACAAAAATATATCAATCAAGTAGCCGAGCAACTCCACGACACTCTCGTTGGCTTGTCGCCGGATCTCAATCGCGCTAATGCCCGTACGTGGTGCACCCACCGCACCAAAGAAGGCACAATGCGCTTTTTAATTATGTCAAGCTCAGGCGAAATTCTGTGTGACTCTCAACCTAACTATGGAAATTTAGGAAACCTTGCTTTGCGTAAGGAAATTCTAGACGCACAACTAAACACATACGGCTTTGATTTTAAATTTGATCGCAAGAATAGTGATAACAGTCTTAATGGTGCACTCTATTTAGGGCCAGAAGAATTGATTCTCTGGGGTGCAGTTTCTTTAAACTCTTTACGTGAAACCCTCAAACTCTTTGATAATTCACTAACACTTATTTTACTTTTGGTAGCATCAATTTTCATGGCCCTTGCGATTTGGTCAGCAAGACGCATGGTGTTTCCGTTGGGCCGCCTTTTAGTTAAAACAAAAAATGCTCTGGCGCAAACCGATCACTCAGAAAATTCAGAGATTGATCCTGAAACATTAGAAACAGATTCTTTTGGAGAATGGTCTGATCTTGAATTTTCAATTGATAAAATTAGAACTGATCTCAAACTCAAATCTGAAAGCTTAAATAGAGAGCGTGAAGAACTAACCACTCTCATGTCAGCAATTTCTGATGCTATTTTAGCCGTTGACCAAGAAGGCGTTCCACTTTTCTTTAACACACGCTTTGCCCTCCTCTTTGGTAACGAAGAGCAATTACAAAAAAGAAATATTAGATTGTGGGAAATGTTTAGAGCCCCTGAAATCTTAGAAGCTTTTAAAGCTGCACTTAATCGAGGTACATCAACTTCAGTTAAGGCTATTGAAATTGAGCAAACAAATAATACTAAACAATTCTTCTCACTTTCTGTGGCACCCTTGAGAAAACAAAACAGCGAGATTTACGGAGCTGTGGGAATATTTCATGATGTCACAGAACTAAAAGGTGCAGAGCAAATCAGAATTGATTTCGTAGCCAATGTTTCCCACGAACTGCGCACTCCATTAACAGCAATTAAGGGTTATACCGATACAATAGTTGAAGACAGCAAACGCGGAATTCAACCCAAACAAGAATTTTTAGATGTTATTTCAAGAAATGTTAATCGCTTAATGGCACTCATTGGCGATTTGTTAGATCTCTCAGCTCTTGAGTCAACCGATGTGCTTCAAAAAGCGCAAGTCCGCACACAAGAAGTTACGGTTCGCGTTCTTAATCAGCTTCAAGGAAATTTTGAAAGCAAAAAACAAATTGTAACCACTCATGTTGACGCACAAATTGTTTACGCTGACCCACGACGCCTTGAACAAGTACTCGTAAATCTTTTAGATAATGCGCATAAGTACACACCTATAGGGTGTGCATTAGAAGTTAGCTGGACTCAAGAACGCCATGATGTCGTGCTTAAAATCAAAGACCATGGCCCTGGAATTCCCCCCGAACATCATTCACGACTCTTTGAGCGATTTTATCGTGTCGATAAAGCGCGCTCACGTGAACAAGGTGGTACAGGCCTAGGCTTAGCTATTGTGAAGCACATCATGCAACGTCACGGCGGATCAGCGTCAGTCGAGAGCCAATTAGGCCATGGCGCTACTTTTATTTGTCGCTTTCCCATTTGA
- a CDS encoding response regulator transcription factor, whose translation MDQSLNNPQVLVVEDEKDVRDLMLLHLNREGLRTIEAEDGESAIKLIQNNDNALIILDWMLPGVSGLEICKRVRQLSDAKSQVPILMVTARADAADMVLGLEMGADDYVTKPFEISIFLARVRALLRRAKSLLEPKTNKQHIGNLTINVDAHEVTCASIKVDLTPSEFKLLSALTENRGRVLSRENLIKLVQGQGVAVIDRTVDTHIFGLRKKLGDCADVVETIRGIGYRIRS comes from the coding sequence ATGGATCAGTCATTGAACAATCCTCAAGTCTTAGTTGTAGAAGATGAAAAAGATGTTCGTGATTTAATGCTTTTACACCTTAACCGTGAAGGTTTACGCACCATTGAAGCTGAAGATGGTGAATCAGCAATTAAACTCATTCAAAATAATGACAATGCACTCATCATCTTAGATTGGATGTTACCTGGTGTTTCAGGTCTTGAAATTTGTAAACGGGTTCGTCAACTCAGTGACGCAAAATCTCAAGTACCGATTTTAATGGTCACAGCCCGTGCAGATGCGGCTGATATGGTTTTGGGTTTAGAGATGGGCGCTGATGATTACGTCACCAAACCTTTTGAAATTTCTATTTTCTTAGCTCGCGTGCGTGCCTTGTTAAGAAGGGCAAAGAGTCTTTTAGAACCAAAGACAAACAAACAACACATCGGCAACTTAACCATTAATGTAGATGCCCATGAAGTAACCTGTGCCTCTATAAAAGTAGATCTAACACCATCAGAATTTAAATTATTATCAGCCCTCACAGAAAATCGTGGGCGTGTTTTATCTCGTGAAAATTTAATCAAGCTTGTTCAAGGTCAGGGTGTAGCTGTTATTGATCGCACCGTGGACACCCATATTTTTGGACTCAGAAAAAAATTGGGAGATTGTGCAGACGTGGTTGAAACGATTCGTGGGATTGGTTATCGCATTAGGAGTTAA
- the phoU gene encoding phosphate signaling complex protein PhoU, whose product MTERHFDTSLRELKEQLLSMAGYVERAIENATQALIEGSLHKLDLVFEIEKKVNQAHIDIDDGCLKLLALQQPLAKDLRLIIAILKSNTDLERMGDQAVNIAHNAGRYLKGLPIKPLIDIPKMSTEVRFMVRESFDAFVQSSEELARDVLKRDDKVDAFKNKIFTDIIEHLKTNSQDVEQGLNLILVARNLERIGDHATNIAEDIIFAITGEDIRHSPRPESIKESLK is encoded by the coding sequence ATGACAGAACGACATTTCGACACAAGTTTAAGAGAGCTAAAAGAACAACTTCTCTCTATGGCTGGGTATGTCGAGCGAGCAATCGAAAATGCTACACAAGCACTTATTGAGGGCAGCCTTCATAAGCTTGATTTAGTATTTGAGATCGAAAAAAAGGTAAATCAAGCTCACATCGACATTGATGATGGTTGCTTAAAACTCTTAGCCCTTCAGCAGCCACTTGCAAAGGATCTTCGATTAATTATCGCCATTCTAAAAAGCAATACAGATCTTGAGCGCATGGGTGACCAAGCCGTTAATATTGCGCACAATGCGGGTCGATATTTAAAAGGCCTACCGATTAAGCCTTTGATTGATATTCCTAAAATGTCCACCGAAGTTAGATTTATGGTGCGCGAATCATTTGATGCCTTTGTTCAAAGCTCAGAAGAACTTGCCCGTGATGTTTTGAAACGTGACGATAAGGTTGATGCTTTTAAAAATAAAATATTTACCGATATTATTGAACATCTAAAAACCAACAGCCAAGATGTAGAGCAAGGCTTAAATCTCATTTTAGTAGCACGTAATCTTGAACGCATTGGTGATCACGCTACAAATATTGCAGAAGATATTATTTTTGCTATTACTGGCGAAGACATTCGACATTCTCCACGACCTGAATCAATTAAGGAGTCGTTGAAATGA
- the pstB gene encoding phosphate ABC transporter ATP-binding protein PstB, with protein METPNSKPIFEVKNLNAYFGEVHAVRNISIDYHPNTVTAIIGPSGCGKSTFIRCLNRLHEEVPGASATGSVVLEGKDIYGKGVDPVQLRRNIGMVFQKPNPFPAFSIFDNVAIGLRLAGVKRRNVLKDIVERSLIQSALWGEVKDKLHAPGTSLSGGQQQRLCIARALAVEPRILLMDEPTSALDPISTAKIEELMTELRKTVTVIIVTHNMQQAARISDHTAFFLLGELIEFGNTSQIFTKPKENSTERYITGRFG; from the coding sequence ATGGAAACGCCAAATTCAAAACCCATATTTGAGGTAAAAAACCTCAATGCATATTTCGGCGAAGTCCATGCAGTTCGTAATATCAGCATAGACTATCACCCAAATACAGTGACAGCGATCATCGGCCCTTCGGGCTGCGGTAAATCTACTTTCATTCGATGCTTAAATCGTTTGCATGAAGAAGTGCCGGGAGCTTCAGCAACTGGAAGTGTGGTTCTCGAAGGAAAAGATATTTATGGTAAAGGTGTTGACCCCGTTCAGCTTAGACGTAATATCGGGATGGTATTTCAAAAGCCAAATCCGTTTCCTGCATTTTCTATTTTTGACAATGTGGCTATCGGTTTAAGACTAGCGGGTGTGAAACGCCGCAATGTTCTTAAAGACATCGTCGAAAGAAGTTTGATTCAATCGGCCCTTTGGGGGGAAGTAAAAGACAAACTTCACGCTCCAGGTACTAGTCTCTCAGGTGGACAACAACAAAGACTTTGTATCGCCCGAGCGTTAGCAGTTGAACCACGTATACTTTTAATGGACGAACCCACCAGTGCACTTGACCCGATCTCTACTGCTAAAATTGAAGAATTGATGACAGAATTAAGAAAGACAGTTACCGTTATTATTGTTACACACAACATGCAACAGGCCGCTCGAATTTCAGACCACACGGCATTCTTTCTTTTGGGCGAACTCATAGAGTTTGGTAATACTTCCCAGATTTTCACTAAACCAAAAGAGAACAGTACCGAGCGTTATATTACAGGGAGGTTCGGATGA
- the pstA gene encoding phosphate ABC transporter permease PstA, which translates to MSDTNELSANTVLKNKPDRRTRIETRTGQLSNKLPVTFKKRKIKNFLMCSLLFSATIVALIPLFSVFWYVMSRGLPALNWSFFTALPAPVGELGGGMANALVGTLILIGLASCVGIPWGLATAIYLSEYGNGKLGHIIRFSTDVLSSIPSIVIGLFAYAVVVMPMGRFSAIAGGLALGVLMIPTVARGAEELLKLVPQHIREAGLALGLPRWKVILRIVLPGSMSGIATGIILAIARVSGETAPLIFTALNNRFWAKSLDQPISSLPVQIYTYAISPYEDWHNQAWAGAFVLVMLVFCMNLLTRLLLMRNQSASGSRE; encoded by the coding sequence ATGAGCGATACAAATGAATTATCAGCCAATACTGTTTTAAAAAACAAACCCGATCGACGAACACGAATCGAAACTCGCACTGGTCAACTTTCTAATAAACTTCCTGTTACTTTTAAAAAAAGAAAAATTAAAAATTTTCTGATGTGCTCACTCTTATTTTCAGCAACCATTGTTGCATTGATTCCGCTATTTAGTGTGTTTTGGTATGTGATGTCCCGTGGATTACCTGCCCTTAATTGGTCATTTTTTACTGCCCTTCCCGCTCCCGTTGGAGAACTTGGAGGCGGTATGGCCAATGCACTCGTAGGAACACTCATTCTTATTGGACTTGCATCTTGTGTTGGCATTCCGTGGGGATTAGCTACAGCCATTTATTTATCAGAATATGGAAACGGAAAATTAGGGCATATCATTCGCTTTAGCACTGATGTGCTTTCAAGTATTCCTTCAATTGTCATTGGTCTTTTTGCCTATGCCGTAGTTGTTATGCCCATGGGAAGATTTTCTGCAATTGCAGGGGGTTTAGCCCTTGGTGTTTTGATGATACCCACAGTTGCACGTGGTGCTGAGGAGCTTCTTAAACTTGTTCCGCAACATATTCGTGAAGCGGGCCTTGCATTGGGATTACCACGTTGGAAAGTGATTTTACGAATTGTATTACCTGGAAGTATGAGTGGCATAGCAACTGGAATCATATTAGCTATTGCCCGTGTATCTGGTGAAACGGCTCCATTAATATTCACAGCTTTGAATAACCGCTTTTGGGCAAAATCACTTGATCAACCCATTTCATCTTTACCCGTTCAGATATACACGTATGCTATTTCTCCATACGAAGATTGGCATAATCAGGCGTGGGCCGGGGCATTTGTACTTGTGATGCTTGTTTTTTGCATGAATCTTTTAACTAGACTTTTGTTAATGAGAAACCAATCTGCTAGTGGCAGTCGGGAGTAG
- the pstC gene encoding phosphate ABC transporter permease subunit PstC, with product MFSKKKKQPKDVHFGDRLFATSMRTVALGVVLFLVLITVFLWGTAKPAFQKFGFGFITSTAWDPVQHNYGALPVIFGTIVSSLIAILIAAPLSVGIALFLNELANKKIATVAGFLVQMLAAIPSVVYGLWGIFVLAPWLRTTVEPMLAKTLGFLPLFQGPPYGVGMLAAGIILAIMITPTVSSISREVFKAIPRSQREAALALGATSWETMSIAVLKSSKTGIMGAIILGLGRALGETMAVTMVIGNRAEISASLFAPGQTMASVIANEYAEAVSDEHLSALAAIGLTLFAVTFVINSLARVFVWRVTKAQGTSR from the coding sequence ATGTTTAGTAAGAAAAAAAAACAACCAAAAGACGTTCACTTCGGTGACCGACTTTTTGCGACCTCGATGCGTACAGTTGCGCTCGGGGTCGTATTGTTTTTAGTGCTCATTACAGTATTTTTGTGGGGCACTGCAAAACCAGCATTTCAAAAATTTGGCTTTGGGTTTATTACATCCACTGCTTGGGATCCAGTACAGCATAATTACGGAGCACTCCCGGTAATATTCGGTACGATTGTTTCTTCACTGATCGCAATTTTAATTGCAGCTCCTCTTAGCGTAGGTATCGCACTTTTTTTAAATGAACTTGCCAATAAAAAAATTGCAACAGTTGCAGGATTTCTCGTGCAAATGTTAGCAGCTATCCCGAGTGTTGTTTATGGACTATGGGGAATTTTTGTTTTAGCTCCTTGGCTCCGAACCACAGTTGAACCAATGCTGGCAAAAACACTTGGCTTTTTGCCCCTCTTTCAAGGCCCTCCTTACGGCGTGGGAATGCTCGCCGCTGGAATTATTTTAGCCATTATGATTACACCAACGGTGTCTTCTATTTCTCGTGAGGTTTTTAAAGCAATTCCACGATCTCAACGTGAAGCGGCCCTTGCTCTAGGAGCAACAAGTTGGGAAACAATGTCGATTGCAGTTTTAAAAAGTTCAAAAACCGGAATCATGGGTGCCATCATTTTAGGTCTGGGTCGAGCACTTGGAGAAACAATGGCTGTTACGATGGTCATTGGTAATCGAGCTGAAATTTCTGCATCACTATTCGCCCCAGGGCAAACAATGGCAAGTGTTATCGCTAATGAATATGCAGAAGCAGTAAGTGATGAACATTTATCTGCCTTAGCAGCTATTGGATTAACTCTTTTTGCTGTTACATTTGTGATTAATAGTTTGGCTCGTGTATTTGTTTGGCGCGTCACCAAAGCTCAAGGAACATCCCGATGA
- the pstS gene encoding phosphate ABC transporter substrate-binding protein PstS: MRRFLITFLTLIFTAVMFASTAFAATEITGAGATFPYPLYSKWFSEYQKVNKEVQINYQSIGSGGGIRQFLEKTVDFGASDAPMTDEQLKKSPVTVHHIPTTLGAVVLTYNLVEVKGDLKLDGEIIADIFLGKITKWNDPRLVKLNPTLKLPDQALMVAHRSDGSGTTNIFADYLAKVSPTWKEKVGVGTALNWPVGLGGKGNEGVAGLVKQTPGSIGYVELIYAASNKLPVASVKNRAGVFVKPETKAVTAAAANFLKKTPKKDFPEDFRMSITDAEGKDSYPISSFTYLLVYGKQNGIKGSNLVKFLNWAIYDGQKLSAALEYAPLPKELVTKIDAKIKKIEVTK, encoded by the coding sequence ATGCGTCGATTTTTGATAACTTTTTTGACATTAATTTTCACAGCTGTAATGTTTGCTTCTACTGCATTTGCAGCTACCGAAATCACAGGTGCAGGGGCCACGTTTCCCTACCCGCTTTATTCAAAATGGTTTTCTGAATATCAAAAGGTAAATAAAGAAGTACAAATTAATTATCAATCCATCGGAAGTGGTGGTGGCATTCGTCAGTTCTTAGAAAAGACCGTAGATTTTGGCGCATCAGATGCTCCCATGACAGATGAGCAATTAAAAAAATCTCCAGTTACCGTTCACCATATTCCTACAACATTAGGTGCTGTTGTACTGACCTACAATCTTGTTGAAGTTAAGGGTGATTTAAAACTCGATGGTGAAATCATCGCTGATATTTTCTTAGGAAAAATCACAAAATGGAATGACCCACGACTTGTAAAACTCAATCCTACTTTAAAACTTCCTGATCAAGCACTTATGGTGGCTCATAGATCAGATGGAAGTGGGACAACAAATATTTTTGCAGATTACCTCGCAAAAGTAAGCCCTACTTGGAAAGAAAAAGTAGGAGTAGGAACCGCACTTAACTGGCCCGTTGGTCTTGGCGGCAAAGGTAACGAAGGCGTTGCTGGCCTTGTTAAACAAACACCAGGAAGTATTGGTTATGTTGAATTAATTTATGCTGCTTCAAACAAACTTCCTGTAGCTTCAGTGAAAAATAGAGCTGGAGTATTTGTAAAACCTGAAACCAAAGCGGTTACGGCTGCAGCTGCAAATTTTCTTAAGAAAACTCCTAAGAAAGATTTTCCCGAAGATTTCCGTATGTCGATTACCGATGCTGAAGGCAAAGACTCGTATCCTATTAGCAGTTTTACTTATCTTTTAGTTTACGGAAAACAAAATGGTATTAAAGGATCAAATTTGGTGAAATTCTTAAACTGGGCAATCTACGATGGTCAAAAATTAAGTGCGGCTTTAGAATATGCACCATTGCCAAAAGAATTGGTTACTAAAATTGATGCTAAAATTAAAAAGATTGAAGTTACGAAGTAA
- the htpX gene encoding protease HtpX: protein MAIAKRIFLFLLVNILVMTTISIVLNVLGVRYYITEAGIDYGQLMAFCLVWGMGGAFISLALSRVMAKWLMGVKIIDETVSNSELQWLVRKIHELARHAGMSTMPQVGIYESPEVNAFATGPTKNRALIAVSSGLMSQMDHQQIEGVLAHEVSHVTNGDMVTMTLIQGVVNAFVMFLARIIAFAISQNAKEESRHMIHMLTVIVLEIFFSILGAFVVSYFSRLREFRADSGGARLAGREKMIAALRALQRRHGIQENEEQAQPAIASLKISGKSRGLFALLSTHPPLEERIARLQEAR, encoded by the coding sequence ATGGCAATTGCAAAACGGATATTTCTATTTTTATTAGTGAACATCTTGGTCATGACCACGATTTCAATCGTGCTCAATGTTCTTGGCGTTCGTTATTACATCACAGAAGCAGGCATTGATTACGGTCAGCTGATGGCCTTTTGTCTCGTCTGGGGTATGGGTGGCGCTTTTATTTCATTAGCACTTTCGCGTGTAATGGCGAAGTGGCTCATGGGAGTAAAAATCATTGATGAGACGGTTTCAAACTCAGAACTTCAATGGTTAGTTCGAAAGATTCATGAACTTGCCCGTCATGCCGGAATGAGCACAATGCCTCAGGTCGGAATCTATGAAAGCCCTGAAGTAAATGCGTTTGCCACAGGCCCCACAAAAAATAGAGCGCTCATTGCAGTTTCATCTGGGCTTATGAGCCAAATGGACCATCAACAAATTGAAGGTGTCTTGGCCCATGAAGTTTCACACGTTACAAATGGTGACATGGTTACAATGACTCTCATTCAAGGGGTTGTGAACGCGTTTGTTATGTTCTTAGCTAGAATCATTGCTTTTGCTATCAGCCAAAATGCAAAAGAAGAATCACGACACATGATTCATATGCTGACTGTAATTGTTCTTGAGATTTTCTTTAGTATCTTAGGCGCATTTGTTGTTTCTTATTTCTCAAGGCTCAGAGAGTTCAGAGCAGATAGCGGCGGAGCACGCCTTGCGGGTCGTGAAAAAATGATCGCAGCATTACGCGCTTTACAACGCCGTCATGGAATTCAAGAAAATGAAGAGCAAGCTCAACCTGCAATTGCCAGTCTTAAGATATCTGGTAAGTCGCGAGGTCTTTTTGCATTGCTTTCTACTCATCCACCACTTGAAGAACGAATTGCCCGCCTACAAGAAGCTCGATAA
- a CDS encoding LysR family transcriptional regulator, with product MTWLNYHHLYYFRTIAHEGSIAKASIKLSLGQPTLSTQLKQFENALGVQLFERRNRKLIITEAGRIALEYATEIFNTGEEMVEALQDRLVKSHVHIQIGALDSVPKYIISKMAQYAYGLGNCTLSILEGKGDELFRELTTHHLDLILSNYPPPVSDQQGLYAKSIAKLQVYMCGAEKYKNLKNNFPKSLNSQPIVLPTVHSKLRHDLEHFFKLNNLQLNRVAETQDTSVQKLLGVAGVGLLPLSEPAAQEIAGDGKLVKLGILPNVYEEIWLIAASRKIENPIAQKLIKSFAL from the coding sequence ATGACCTGGCTAAATTATCATCATCTCTATTATTTTAGAACTATCGCTCACGAAGGCTCTATTGCCAAAGCCTCAATCAAATTAAGTCTAGGTCAACCTACATTGAGTACGCAATTGAAACAATTTGAAAATGCTTTGGGTGTTCAGCTCTTTGAACGGCGTAATAGAAAACTTATTATTACAGAAGCTGGCCGCATAGCGCTGGAATACGCTACTGAGATTTTCAATACTGGCGAAGAAATGGTTGAAGCGCTCCAAGATCGATTGGTTAAAAGTCATGTGCATATTCAAATCGGGGCATTAGATAGTGTGCCTAAATATATTATTTCTAAAATGGCACAGTATGCCTACGGCCTAGGGAATTGCACCTTGAGTATTTTAGAAGGTAAGGGAGATGAGCTATTTCGTGAATTAACCACTCATCATCTAGATTTAATTTTGTCTAACTACCCTCCGCCTGTGAGTGATCAGCAAGGTCTTTATGCAAAGAGTATTGCAAAGTTACAGGTGTATATGTGTGGTGCCGAAAAATATAAAAATCTAAAAAATAATTTTCCTAAATCACTTAATAGCCAACCCATTGTATTGCCTACTGTTCACAGTAAATTGCGTCACGATTTAGAACATTTTTTTAAACTCAATAATCTTCAGCTCAATCGTGTTGCTGAAACTCAAGATACGAGTGTTCAAAAACTTTTAGGTGTTGCTGGAGTTGGTTTGTTGCCACTTTCTGAACCAGCGGCTCAAGAAATTGCAGGTGACGGAAAGCTTGTGAAGCTTGGTATTTTGCCAAATGTCTATGAAGAAATATGGTTGATTGCAGCGTCGAGAAAAATTGAAAATCCAATTGCTCAAAAGTTGATTAAATCTTTTGCTTTGTGA
- a CDS encoding response regulator, with translation MNGTRKILLVEDNLADAYLTKHVLNSGTVECDIQVVHDGEAAINYLLNRENGIQIPDLVILDLNLPKKDGREVLKEIKNHPKLRRIPVLVYSTSSAVIDISQCYDLHANCYYKKPFHLDDLILILRSVEQDWLKFAQLPTKDALEVHTTVS, from the coding sequence ATGAATGGCACACGCAAAATTTTATTAGTCGAAGATAATCTCGCCGATGCCTACCTTACAAAACATGTTTTAAACAGTGGTACGGTTGAATGTGATATTCAAGTGGTACATGATGGTGAAGCCGCAATTAATTATCTCTTAAATAGAGAAAATGGAATTCAGATTCCTGACCTAGTTATTTTAGATCTTAATCTTCCGAAAAAAGATGGGCGAGAAGTTTTAAAAGAAATCAAAAATCATCCTAAACTGCGCAGAATACCTGTTTTAGTTTACAGTACTTCTAGTGCTGTAATTGACATCAGCCAGTGTTATGACCTTCATGCAAATTGCTATTATAAAAAACCATTTCATTTAGATGATTTAATTTTAATACTCAGATCTGTAGAGCAAGACTGGTTGAAATTTGCCCAACTACCGACGAAAGATGCCCTAGAAGTACACACCACTGTTTCTTAG